The stretch of DNA TGTTCTTATTAAAGGTCTTCTCGCCTACACGCTTACCTTTACTATTGAAAACATATGATGTCTTCTTAAAAGTAACCGTCTTAGCTAATTTTACGTTCTTGGCAGCGATGTACTTACCATGACCTAATGAGTAATATTTCTTACCCTTAATAGTCTTAGTACCGTAAACTTTAATGGTCTTACCCGTCTTAAAGTGGCCAGCTACCTTCTTACCCTTCTTGTTGTAAACTGATGATGATCTCTTAACTTCAGCTGCCTTCTTAACAGCTTTCTTAGCCTTCTTAGCAGCCACTACTACATTATTAGCACTTGGGTTAACATTTGAGACAAATGCTAAGCCGCCCAAAGCACTACCAGCAGCGATTGTAGTTACCAGTAAGTTACGAGCAGCTTTATGAAGCTTACCGTTTTTTAATGCTTTAGACACATCTTTTTGTAACTTTTTCTTAGAATTAAAATCCAATTTAGAGTCCTCCTAATTAAACTTATATATTACTTTAATAATACCCGCTTATTAAAAATTAATCAAGTAGTATTAGAGAGTTTTTGTTATTTAAAGCGTTACTTTTTGTTGCAACAAAAAGTAACGCTTTAAAGTCTTTTGCTAACAGGTGCAGTTATGCAGCATTAAGCTATTCAAGGCATTAGATGCACTTAAAGCTGAATTATCAAAGTTTAATCAACATTACAGCCCCATTTATTAAAGGATAACACTAACAGCAACTTTACTTACCAATCGATTACAGCAGTTTTATGAAGCTTACTGTTCTTTAGTGATCTGAATAGAACTTTTTGTAATTTTTTAAAAGCTTAAGTTTATATATTCATATAGAATTAACAATGATATTACTACACAAATATACATCATACCTGTTAATTTAAATTAATCAAGTCTATCCACTAAAAAACATTTATTTTCCAAAATAAAATAGTGTTTTTAAGCTGCTTATACGTGAATGATTTTTTATAATTTTTATTATGCTCACTAGCAAAATATCAAGATTACCATTTACCAAAGTCAAAATTTAGAACACAAAAAAAAGCGGAGGAAAATTCCTTCGCTTTTTCTATTTAATATTCAGAATTAACTAAAAGTTAGCAACCTTGATGTATTGCTTCTTACCAATTCTGTAGTAAGCTTGGCCATTCTTGAATGTGTATGAAGAACCGTAAGTAGTTACAGTTTGACCCTTCAAGTACTTCGTGTGACCAACACGCTTCTTGCTTGTCTTGTAAACATAAGCGTTGTGAGTCAAAGTACGGCTAGTACCATCGATGTTACCAACAAGAACATACTTGTTGTCACCGATCATGTAAGCTTCTTTACCGTTGTCAAGTTTAATCTTGTCACCGTAAACAGTTACATCAGTGTAAGCAGCAACATTAGCTGAAGCTGATTTACCAGTCTTGTCGTAAACCTTAGCTGCGTGCATAACAGTCTTAGTAACCTTGTTTTGAGGCTTGTAAGAACCATCGATGTACTTGGTTTCGATGAATTCGTTACCGTCCTTCTTGTTGATCCGAGTGTAGCTCTTACCATCAATAGTTACAGGAGCGCCGTAGTAAGCAACTTGAGTACCATCAGCAATAGATACACCATTTTCAGCAGTTACAGTGTTACCGTTGATTGTGTATACAGGAATGCTCATACCAGTTTCGTATTGAACAGTACTGTACTTAGCATCCTTAGCACCAACAGCTAACATGAAGGTAATCTTTGAAGTCAAACCAGCTGGGTTAGTTGCACTAACAACAACTGGGTACTTGCCGGCAACCTTGGTGTTAACCTTACTTGTATCAACTGTAGTTGCAATTGCAACATTAGTGCCATCATTAATCTTAGTAGTGAAAGCAGCTTGAATGTTCTTAATAATTGTGTCAGTTAATGGTGTGTTTACAGGTAAGTAGTTAAAACCAGCACCAGTAGTTGAGTTAAAGTCATAAGTTGAGCTGATTTCAACAGTATCATCGCCAGCCTTGTAAATTTGGTTACCATCTTTGTCTTTATCACCGATTAAACCAATTTGTGGGTAATCCTTGTTTGATGAAGCAATGGTGTGAACAGTAACTGGCAAAGTAGCAGTCTTACCGTTAGTTGCAATTGCATTAACCTTAACAACAAAGTCATTAGCAGGAGCAACAAAGTTACCCTTGTCGTCTACCTTAACATTAGCATCTTTCAATGCTGACTTGATAGAATTTTCAATTCCTTTAATAGAAACAGATGCAGCATTAGTACTTGAATCATCAACCTTTGCAACATATGCAGCATTGATCTTTGCAGCCAAGTCAGCAACTGTGTTAGCTGATTGAGTCAAGCTAACTTGACCAGATGTTACAGCTTGCTTTTCATTATTGCCGTAGAAGTAAGGGTTACCTTGCTTTGAAGCATCTGGAACAGTAAATGGGTCACTGGCAATGTTCTTAGCCTTCAAGTCATGACCATAAACACCATTACCATCTGAACCCTTATCACCGTTAAAGATGTACTTAGTAGTTGCTCCTACGCCATTAAGTACGACATTTTGAGCAACAGCAACATAAGTCTTACCAGCTTCAAGTTTAGCAACTGGCTTTGCGCCATCAGCAATGTTACCCTTATCATCACTTTCGTAGATATAAGCCATATCAACTTGGTTAGTTGAAGGGTTAACAGTACCAGTAACACTAGCAGTAACACCAGTAACGCCTGTACCTAATTGTGTTTCCAAGCTAGCTACAACAGCTGCTGCTGCATCACCATCTTTAAGAGCTGCTGCATTAGTTACGTTAACCTTAACAGTAACTTCTGATGCCTTACCATTATTAGTAACTGATCCGTTAGTAATTGGAATGCCTGCATTAGCAGGTGCATTAGTTGGGGTAGATGGTGCTTGGTTTGTAGCAGCTGAAACAGTTGCAACAGCACTTGCAGCAACTGGAGCAACAGCTAATAAAGCAGCTGCAGCAGCACTAACAATTCTATAATTTTTCTTCATGTGGTCTTCCTCCTTGTGTACATACAAAATCGTAATAGACTATAGGTTCAGTCGCATTGAGCCTACATTGTTACAACCCTCTTCGAGTCGGAATCATAAGTTTATAACTCTTATGAGGTAGCAGCTCCAACTGAAGAACGCGCATGCGTACAGGTTTGCGAACCTGAAGCATAGCTATTACTTACCACGCTTCATATTGTACTAACCTTTTGACTAAAATGCAAGGTGTTAAGCTATTTTACATACTTTTGTAATAAACGCTTTCACTAACTTTTTAAAAGTAAAAATTATAAAAATGTGATAAAGCCTTACATATCAAGAAAGTAGTGGATCTTTTTAATTAAAAAATTTAATTTATTGTCATCTTTGCCAGCTTATTTTACAAAATAATAACAAGATTATTTGAATTATGTCAGTTAAGTTATTAAAAAAGGGTATGCATCCCATTAATGCATACCCTTACCATTATTTGCGTTTAAACAGCTGCTTAATTACCCGAATTAATCTACCCAACTTGAGCAGGATTAGCAGGTTGCGTTGGCTTAGCTGCAGTATTCTCAGAATCATCAAGCAAATTAGTAACTGTCCGTTCAATATATGAAGCAGATTGAGGAACTTTATATAGCTCAACTCCCTCCTTGACGAAGACATCAGATGCCGCAATCATCGCCATTGCCGACTTAACACTAGCTGCATCTAAGTTGTCCTTTGCATCAGGCAGTGACAAGCTGCTGCGCTTGTTTGCACTATTTAAAAATACTAATTGTAATGTTTTTGTTGTTTTAGCCATTATTTCTTCTCCATTATCATAAATATCAAGTCGTTATTAGTTTTGCGTATCAGTCATTGGCAAGAGCTGCTTTTGTACTAAAGTGGCATCGTCCAAGTCATCCCCCTGCAGAGCAGCAAGTGCCTTACCAAAGTTAACTAATCCTGCAGTAGTTGCGTCCTTTTTAACGCCGCGAAAGATGCGAGACTTGCTACCTGTGGCGCCATATTTTTCATTCAAAAAGACATATTCAATTGATTGATCTACTAATTCTAAGTTCATAATGTTACCTTCCGTTGTGAATCAAATTTCGTTATTGTGTAATCGACCTGCGCGCTAGATGTCTTACACTATTACTAACGAATTGAAACTGAAAAATGTAACATTTTTATCAAAAAAATTTACACACTGAATAATTACCAACTAGCTATTATTTAGGGAGGCATTTTTTAATTAACGCATCCAAAAGTGGTCAAATAAGGGTTAAGCCATTATAATTAGAGTAACTACTAATAAGGAGGACAAAATCCTATTATGAAAAAAGCAACAATTTGGACAATTGTGGCTATCGCACTCGTCGCTCTTGGTGGCGGTGTCATCTATACCACGCAAAAGTCCAGTAATAATCAAGCTAATGCTGCCTACACTGAAGCAATGAATAACGGTCAAGATGCTGCAATTGACAAAGACTACGTTCGTGCCAGTCACGACTTTAATCAGGCTTTAGAAATTAAAAAGACAGCGCAAGCTGAGGCTGACAAAAAGCAAGCTGATAATATGCAAGCCGCAATCAGTGCTACTAAAGACGGCAAATATTCTACTGCTTTAAACGTAGCAACATCTGTCATTACTGAAAAAAATGGTTATTCTGTCTTAGCTAAACAAGGCCGCAAACTAAAAACCACCATTGCCAATGTTAAAGATAACTATGATCATGAACTTAAACCGCTTTTTGCTCAGGCACAAAAAGTCAAAAACAACGGCAGATACCCTGATGCTATTGCACAATACCAAAGAATTCTTGACCTGCCTTACATTAACGGCACGTATTACACCAAATACAAGACTAAAGCCAAAAAAGGCATTAAAACTTGTCAAAAATTAGCAAAAACAACTGATGCTGCAACTGCAGCTCAAGCCACTAAAGCTAGCGCCGCCCAAAAAGCTAAGGACGAAAATACTCACAATGCAGGCAAGGTTGGCGAAGGCGTGATGGGCGACCACACAGTTCATGGTAAAACTGTTACTGCCGAGCAAATTGCTGAATTACGCAAAAAGGTTAGCAGCTTAGGTTTTGATAGTAGTTCATGGAGTCCGCAAGACTTAATTGATCTATATCGCAAGTCTGGCCGTAACAATCCAACCGACATCACAAAAAAAGACATTCAAAATTACCTAAAGCCACAATAAATTATATGGTCAACACAACAACCAGTATTTGGGTAAAGATGGTCTTAAATAATTACTGCAATAGTTGCTTTTACCAGCTAAACTCGGTAAAATGACTATTGACTTTCACGTGTCCTATTTTTATTAAAGGAGTGTCCGCATTGACTGAAGAAGAAAATAACACTAAAGATACTGAACAAGAAAATGATGAACTTAAAGTTGTCATACCTGAAGCCAATTGGTCAACAATGCCACAAGAAGAATTTGCTGAGCAGCCTGACTACTTGCAGGTATTCACCGATTTTTACATTTCTCAATTCAATCAACGTGATCTAGAAATTATGGACTTGTACGATAATGATGCCAACATGGTTGATATCAACCATTACATCCTAGACAACATTAGTTTTTCACGTAAAGAATTGATTAGACATGCCTTGCAATATCACGCTAAGAATTTTCAAAGTTTAATTGATGAAATTACTAAGCAAGATAAGATTGAAGCAAGCAAAATGACGACATACAAGGATTGGGAAAATTGGTATGAAGATCGGCGTAATCACATCGACAATTCTTTATCATAATTTACTTGTACTATAGTTAAAAAAAGAACAAAATAGAAACTTAAAGAGAATGCCAACTTGACATTCTTTTTTACTTAAAAACAATACTATTTAGTCTATGGGAGTACATAATAACTATGGATCAAAAGAAAAAGCGTATTTCCGCTGCTGGATTGCTAATTACAATTGGGATTGTTTACGGTGACATCGGAACTAGTCCTCTTTACGTAATGAAATCCATCTTAACTGGAAATGGTGGTTTAGCCAGCGTCAATCGCGAATTAATTTTAGGTTCAATTTCATTAATTTTTTGGACAGTAACTTTATTGACTACTGTCAAGTACGTTATGATTGCACTTAATGCCACTAACCGTGGTGAAGGTGGAATTTTTGCGTTATACGCGCTAGTCCGCAAGCGCGCCAAATGGCTCGTTATTCCTGCCCTAGTTGGTGGTGCAGCACTATTAGCCGATGGGACTTTAACACCGGCAGTGACAGTTACAACCTCAATTGAAGGTTTGAAGAACATGAAGTTTGGTTCCAGTATTCCTGTTCCTAACCAAAACATAGTAATCATTATTACCATCATTATTCTACTATTGCTATTTTCGATTCAAATGCTTGGCACTAGCAGTATTGGTAAAGCCTTCGGCCCCATTATGTTTGTCTGGTTTACCTTTTTGGGTGCAATCGGCATTCTTAATATGACACACGATTGGTCGATTTTAGAAGCTTTGAATCCATTTTGGGCAATTAAAATTTTATTTAGTCCAGCTAATAAAGTTGGCATTTTTATCCTTGGTTCAATCTTTCTGGCAACTACTGGTGCCGAAGCTCTTTATTCAGATGTTGGCCATGTTGGTCAAGGCAATATTCGCGGTTCTTGGCCGTATGTCTTTATTTGTCTGGCATTAAATTATCTAGGACAAGGTGTCTGGATTTTACAAAATCCAAATTACCAAACACACGGAACAGAATTAAATCCATTCTTTGAAGCTGTCCCAGCTAATTTACGACTCTTTGCAATTGTTCTGGCAACAATTGCTGCCATTATCGCCTCACAAGCGTTGATTACCGGTTCATTCACCTTGGTTTCTGAAGCCAGCGGGTTAAAGTTTTTGCCGCGAATGAACATCGATTATCCGACAACTGAACATGGTCAGATTTACATTCCATCAGTGAATAAAATGATCTGTGTTGCCACAATTACGATTGTAATTTTCTTCCAAACTTCTGAACATATGGAAGCCGCTTATGGTCTATCAATCACAGTTACGATGTTAATGACAACATTATTGTTGTTTGAATATCTGGGAACTAAACATAGTCCCTTACTTCTCCGGTTAGGGTTCTTGTTAGTATTTGGCTTCATTGAAAGCATGTTCTTAATTTCTAGTTTGACCAAGTTCATGCATGGTGGTTACGTAACAGTCTTGATTGCCGGCTTTATCGGTGTAATCATGTTTATCTGGTATTTCGGTAACAAGGTACGGGACAAGCACGAAGGAGCTAACACCTATGTCCGTTTAGATGAATATACCGACATGCTGACAGACCTCAGTCATGATGATGATTTTCCAGTCTACGCCACTAACTTAGTTTACATGGCCAAAGTTAAATACAATAAATTTATTAAACGGGAAATTTTATATTCAATCTTGGATAAACGGCCCAAACGAGCTCATGCCTACTGGTTTGTTTCTGTCAATATCACTAACGAACCATTTACAGCCAAATATGCAGTCAACACCTATGGCACCAAGAATGTTATTAACGTTCAACTATTTTTAGGCTTTAAGAAGCAGACTAGTGTTAACGTCTATTTACGGCAAATCGTTCATGATTTAATTAAAGATGGCACAATTGAGGCTCAACCGCAAGACTATACAACAATGCCCGGACGTGAAGTTGGTGATTTCTCCTTTGTTATCGTTAACGACGTCGTTAGTCCCCTGACTAAGCTTAAGGGCTTTGAAAAATGGATTGTTCAAGCTCGAGTTTGGTTACAGAACCTATCATCTAATCCAGCAACTTGGTTTGGTTTGGAATATACCGATACAGTTGTTGAACGGGTACCGTTAATTTTAGGTAAACCTGAACGTAACCTGCATATCAAGCGAGTTGCCACACGCGATTATTCCCATCTCAAAAACGAAGAATTTCAAAATATTTAACGCTATACAAAAAGCGCTGTTCCTTTTGGAACAGCGCTTTTTTTGTAATTCATATAATTAAAAACTAAAATAACTAAAAATATAATAATATTACCAAATGTGTACGCGCTGAGCTGGATCAAGCCACATACCATCAGACGACTTTACATCAAAAACTTTATAAAAATCATCTTGGCACTGGATTTGAACATTGGCTCTCTCCGGACCCGGTGCGTGCACATCCACAGCTGTCTGGGTTTTAATTGATTCTGTCAATTGTTTATTAGCCCAAATACGTGCAAAGTTTTCAAATAATTTCTTTAAATCATCATTTTCATTCTTTGCAGCTTCAACTGCGGCCGTCAATCCACCTTGATCGGCAATGTTTTCTGAGACGATTTGCTTACCATTTAGTTTAACGGGACCATATTCAATTCCATCAAACAAGTCAATCTCAGCTTGTGTTCGTTTCTTGAACTCAGCGTAATCTTCTTTAGTCCACCAATTAGTCATGTTACCAAATTCATCAAATTGAGCACCATTATTATCGAAGGCATGTGATACTTCATGAGCAATAACTGAACCAATACCGCCAAAATTACTTGCTCTGTCTTGCTTCAAATCATAGAATGGTGACTGTAAAATTGCCGCTGGGAAAGTTAAATCATTTCTTTGCGGATCGTAGCAAGCATTAACCAGATTACCTGGCATTGCCCAAATCGTCCGGTCAACTTTCTTATGCAATTGTTCAATATTATACTTTTGCTCCTCAATAGCAAAGGCACGATCATTGGCATAAAGACTGCCACCCTGACTAGCTGGGATGACTTTAAATCTGTTATAAATTTCTTCAATCTTATCTGGATAACCAATTTTAAGTTCCAAAGCCTCTAACTTAACAATTGCCTTCTTCTTAGTGGCTTCTGATAACCAGCTATTCATCTGCAATCGTTCTTTATAAACATCGAGCATGCGGTTAATCATATCCTCGACGTCTTTTTTGGCATCTTCACCAAAGTAAGTCTGTCCATAGTAAACACCAACAACTTCACTAAATGCATTATTAGCAATGTGATAAGCCTGTTTTTCACCACTTGGCAATTTAGGCTGACCAGACAAAGCTTTACTAAATGGAAATGCTGCTTCACGAAATTCTTGTGACAAATCTGATGCAGCATCATTGATAAAGTTAACCAGCATCCAACCCTTGATTTCAGCAAAATTAGCTGAATTAATAATCTCATTAATATGATCAAGATACCGTGGTTCTTCAACAATAATTCGATCTGGTTCTTCGCCAATAACTTCCTTTAGGTAATACTTAATCTTAAAGTCAGTAAATTTAGCTTCAAAGTCAGTAATCTTCATCGGATTATAGCAAGCTGGATAATCGGCCCATTCTTCAGTCGATTTAACAACTTTAGCCAACTTAGCATCGAACTTAATCGCATCTGCAGCATACTTATCTGCAGCCGCAGCTTCAACACCAGCCATTTTAAGTAATTGCGCTGATTGCTGTTGCAAAATTCCCAATAATTTTGGTGCATCTGCAGTTTCATAAGTTGTCGTATCTGGCAAATACGTCCCTGGACCGGCAAAAGACAAAACATTAATCTTAGTATTTTTCATATCTGGCTCAACACTAAAACTAAACGGAATTGAAGCAAAAGTAGCCAAATCTGGTGCGTTCAAATTATAATCAGAAAAGTCTCTAATACCTTCAAGTAGCTTCAGATCAGATTGAATTGGAGCTGCACCATCTTCGTTACGTTTAGTAAAGTTCTTAGCCAATTGGTACAAAGCAACCGCCTTATCCATGTTAGGCACATCAGGAATTGCCTTTTGTCCTGAAGCAAAATCTGCAAAATCCTGCATTAAATGCTTCTCAACATTAACATCAATTCCATCAAATGATGCCATTCGTGAACGGTCAGACGGTATTTCTGTCTTCTCAAGCCATTCAGAATTAACAGACAAGTAGATATTATCTTGCGGCCGTGTACCGACTTTAGGCTCGATGACATTGCCACTGCCACCACGAACCATAACTTGTTTTTTCATTCAGGAAATCCTCCCAATATTTAATTAAAATTAAGCTAAATTAATAATAGCATTTTAATTAGATTTCAACTGTTAAAAATTTTTTACAAAATCATTCATATTATTTATAAGTTGTAATCTTTTTACTCAACTTTGCATGAAGCGGAATCAGTAAAATAATCATTAAGAAAATCCCTGCAGCAGCCACAATGAAAAACGGAATGTAACCCGCACGATCAATCATCATCCCACCAAATAATGGGCCAAAAGCCTGACCAATTCCACGAGCAACACTGATTTCACCTTGATATTTGCCTTTACTGGACAATGGCGATAATTCATTAATATATGCGGGGACAGCTGGAAAAGCAGTCGCCTCACCAAAAGTTAAAATTAACATCGACAAGGCAAAATGAACAAAATCCCGTGCAAAAATTAGGGTCACAAACGAAATAGCAAACATCAATGTCCCAAAAATTATCTGGTGAAATAAATTTTTAAATACATGCGGATAGCGCGCTAAAATAACCTGAATAATTACGATGACAGCACCATTCAAAGTCCAGAGTAAACTATACATATGAAATGGTATCCCTAATGAAACCATATAAACGGACAAGTTAGATTCCCAATTCATATACATTAACCACGTTACTGCCAATGACACTAAAAAACCAATCGTTAACAACAGATTATACTTTGGCATTGGCTGCATTTTAGGTCTTTCACCAGTTGCAACTGTTTCTGCCTGCCTTCTTTGGTGAAAGTTGATAATTGGTCGATAATTAATTGCCGCGTTGATTGCAGCAATTGCAAACAAACTTGCCGCAAGAATAAAGAGAAACTCAATTGAAAAGTCATACAAGTAACCAACTAACAGTGTTCCCGTAACCGTTCCTACATTTTGGGCAAAATAAATCAGATTAAAGACATAACGACCGGGATATTTCCTTAAACTCGTTGCAATTGAGTTAATTATCGTACCATTCCAGCCACTGATTAATCCAGTTAGTGTTAGCCACAACCAATAGGCTGGCCAACCATGAAAAAAGGCCATCAAGAACAAAACCAAGGCATCAAGTCCCAATCCTGCCACAATTAAAGGATAAGGATTATAGCGATCATAAAAACGCCCTGCCACTAAGGAGCCCAACACATTACTTGCACAGTTGCAAAACAGAACTACCCCAATCATCGAAAGGCTAATATGTAGTTGTTTATTTAAATACACCGAAGTTAACGGCCACACAAAGCTTGACCCAATCCACGTGGCCAATTCACCTAAAAGCAGCCAGCGTAATTTAACTTCCGTTTCATTCTTTGATCCATGTGTAAGTTTCATCTATTCAGCCCTTTCTATTAATATCCTAACTACCAGTTTAGCAAGAAGTATTAAAAAAGAACACCCCTTGGGCTAGAGGTGTTCTTTTTAAAGATTATTATGATATTATTCTTCCGACTTCTTACCAAAGAATTGACCCTTGTTTACTTGGTAAAACTTCTTGTAGCGGTCATAATAATTATGAAACATATACTTCATTAATAACCAGCGCTTAAAACTGCGATCCTTATCATAAAAGACCGTGGTGCCATAGCGACCCTCGTGAATTAGTTCTTCGGCAGTTTGCTTGGCTTCATTATTATAAGCATACTGCTTAAAAATCTTAACGGGAACACCCAACCACAGAATATGCTTGGACTTTAATTTGTTACCATAAACGGTTGCTTTTTCTTTCAGATTATCATATACGTAATCGTCAACGTACCACTTAGCTAAATTGTAGCCATTTAGAGTAACATAAAAACTTGACCGTCCTTGACGCAGGTTAATTTCAAAGAACTTATACTGGCCATCACGCTCATCGTACTTAATGTCAAAGTTAGCCATTCCTGTATAATTTAATTTCTCTAAGAAAGCTTCAACTTGCTCATATAATTTTTCATTATATTCCGGCAAAATCGCCATATAATTACCAATTGATTGCGGCGTCGGATCTTCCAATAACGGGTGACCCATACACATCATTTTAATATGGTGATCTTTGTCAACATAGGCATTCAAAACCCGCATATTAGAGTCATCCCCGGGGATAAAGTCTTGTAAAATCAGGTCAGCCTTGTAACCATTATTATAAATTTTACCAACAATATCCTTTAATTCCGCCTCATCATGAATAGTAAAGGCCTTTTTACGACCTTCAAAATGAACATCAAGCCATGAAACAGGATCTTCTGGTTTTAATTCAACAGGATAATTAAACGGGAAGTTAAGATAATCAGCAGCCTTAAAATCTGCCATGGTAATAATCTTAGTCTTAGGATATGGTAAGCCATATTCTTCTGCAATTTGATAGAAGCCTTCCTTAGAGATCAGTTTTTCCAACAAATCATAGTCAATATACGGTACCACAAAGACTTCTTGTAATTCATCCTTGTGCTTAGACAATAATTCAGCGTAGCCATCACCACAAGCAATCAAAATTACTGGCTCTTGATGATCGCGATACACCTGCATTTTCTCACGCATTACCGTCATAAAAGTTGGGTCTTCACTAAAGCCGTGGTGCAGCTCAACTTCGACTATTTTGGAATAACGCGTTGCGGCCAGTTGGCTATCAGCTAATGCCTTAACCTTAATTCCGTACGCCTCATTAAACGATCGTGCCATGCCGTAAACATTAATATCACTACCAAGTAAAATTGGCGTAAAATCTGGTTTCATTTTAAACTGCTCCTATTAAACTAACTTTCCTTGTTCAATTAAGCTAGCTACTTCTGGCTGCACGTGCTGGTACTTGGCAACTGTTCCTTCATAATCAACAAAGAATAATTTATACCAAACAAGGAATGTGTAAATTGTCCAAATTTGGCGACGGTGTGAACCATCACCCTTGTAGTTTTCATCAAGCAATTTTAAGATTTTGTCCTGCTCAAAAATATCACTGACAAAGTCTTCGCTGAACATTTCCCGAACTTGCTTATCAAAGCGTGGTTCCTGCAGCCATTCCTTAATTGGCGTTGGAAAACCTAATTTTGGTCGTTTGGCCCACTCATCTGGTAAAACTTTTTCTGCAGCCTTACGCAAAGCATACTTAGTATCGTGCTTATTAACCAAATACTCAGTTGGAATGGAGTTAGCCCGTTCCGCAATTTTACGGTCAAGATACGGTACACGTAATTCTAGTGAGTGTGCCATCGAAATTTTATCAGCTTTTTGTTCAATGTCGTTAAGCATAAAGTGATGCAAATCAATGTACTGCATCTGCCGCACATTATCAAGATCTTTAACTTTCTTGAAATCTGATTGATAGATACTATTCACTGTTAACTTATTACGGTAAGACGGCTTTAAAATACTATTAGCATCTTGAGATGTAAAAATCGTCGGATAATCCATATCATAAATTACAGATTGACCCACATAAAATTCACTTGGCTCAGCCAAATTAGTATACAAATGCACTTTGCCAGGAAAATGTGGCAGCTTCTTAATGGTATGTGCCAGCTTTACTTTGGTCTTCTTCGGTAATTTAGTCAATCCTGATGTGAACACTTTAATTACACTGTTATGCGTGTGCATCCCGTAATTGACATAACCAGCAAATAATTCATCAGCACCCTCACCTGATAAGACAACTGTGACATGTTTACGCGCCATTTTACACAAATACCACAGTGGAATAATTGACGGGTTAGCATCCGGCTCATCCATATG from Lactobacillus sp. ESL0785 encodes:
- a CDS encoding MFS transporter, which gives rise to MKLTHGSKNETEVKLRWLLLGELATWIGSSFVWPLTSVYLNKQLHISLSMIGVVLFCNCASNVLGSLVAGRFYDRYNPYPLIVAGLGLDALVLFLMAFFHGWPAYWLWLTLTGLISGWNGTIINSIATSLRKYPGRYVFNLIYFAQNVGTVTGTLLVGYLYDFSIEFLFILAASLFAIAAINAAINYRPIINFHQRRQAETVATGERPKMQPMPKYNLLLTIGFLVSLAVTWLMYMNWESNLSVYMVSLGIPFHMYSLLWTLNGAVIVIIQVILARYPHVFKNLFHQIIFGTLMFAISFVTLIFARDFVHFALSMLILTFGEATAFPAVPAYINELSPLSSKGKYQGEISVARGIGQAFGPLFGGMMIDRAGYIPFFIVAAAGIFLMIILLIPLHAKLSKKITTYK
- a CDS encoding carboxylate--amine ligase, translated to MKPDFTPILLGSDINVYGMARSFNEAYGIKVKALADSQLAATRYSKIVEVELHHGFSEDPTFMTVMREKMQVYRDHQEPVILIACGDGYAELLSKHKDELQEVFVVPYIDYDLLEKLISKEGFYQIAEEYGLPYPKTKIITMADFKAADYLNFPFNYPVELKPEDPVSWLDVHFEGRKKAFTIHDEAELKDIVGKIYNNGYKADLILQDFIPGDDSNMRVLNAYVDKDHHIKMMCMGHPLLEDPTPQSIGNYMAILPEYNEKLYEQVEAFLEKLNYTGMANFDIKYDERDGQYKFFEINLRQGRSSFYVTLNGYNLAKWYVDDYVYDNLKEKATVYGNKLKSKHILWLGVPVKIFKQYAYNNEAKQTAEELIHEGRYGTTVFYDKDRSFKRWLLMKYMFHNYYDRYKKFYQVNKGQFFGKKSEE
- the asnB gene encoding asparagine synthase (glutamine-hydrolyzing); this translates as MCGIVAFYDPEVNDKQKAIGKMMATIKHRGPDSDGVYTNDKVALGFRRLSIIDLRCGSQPIYNEDNTRAIIFNGEIYNFQPLREELLAAGHTFSTKTDTEVLLHGFEEWGMDGLLKRVRGMFAFIIWDDNTQTMYGARDFFGIKPLYYSNENGHLLMGSELKSFFAFPGFKRRLNTEAVKPYLMNQYNDLNETFFKGVYRFPAGHWFEYKAGEMKTHQYWDAEYQANNLSFEETVNRIDEDLKETVDLYRIADVPVGAFLSEGVDSSYITSILNPDDVFSISFDDATYDEASKAKALADIKGWKFFSDKVKADEAMHDFAEMQYHMDEPDANPSIIPLWYLCKMARKHVTVVLSGEGADELFAGYVNYGMHTHNSVIKVFTSGLTKLPKKTKVKLAHTIKKLPHFPGKVHLYTNLAEPSEFYVGQSVIYDMDYPTIFTSQDANSILKPSYRNKLTVNSIYQSDFKKVKDLDNVRQMQYIDLHHFMLNDIEQKADKISMAHSLELRVPYLDRKIAERANSIPTEYLVNKHDTKYALRKAAEKVLPDEWAKRPKLGFPTPIKEWLQEPRFDKQVREMFSEDFVSDIFEQDKILKLLDENYKGDGSHRRQIWTIYTFLVWYKLFFVDYEGTVAKYQHVQPEVASLIEQGKLV